CTGTGTCAACAGTGGGAGCGTGTGCCGCGCGCGGCAGCGAGGGATGAGCTGCGACGGCGCTGCCGCTCAATATTTCTCTGACTGCACAAAATCATAAAGCGTGTTTGTTAAACACCAACAACCTTCAGGTCGGTTACGGTTTGACTCTGGAGCCTGTTTATCCTCAACGCGTCTCAACAGTGTATTATTTAGGTGTATTTTTATTGGCTGCTCTTTATCTATGTTGTAATAAACCACATGCTTTTGCCAATAAACAGTAAGTCTGAAATCCAAAGCCTTGAGCCCCTGCTTTGAGAGGCGCAGGCATCCTTCACCAGATCGAGGCCTCCTGTGCAGGcagagaggcagcagagaggccGACAGGGCACCGGGACTAGTGAGAGATCAAATGTTAAGAGTGAGAAGCTCAGTCGCAgctgaaaaggaggaaaaagtcAAGAGGAGCTGGTTTGATATGACGCATGTTTCTCTAAATCAATCTTGTAATGCTCTgccactcgctctctctctctctctctctctctctctctctctctcagtgccCTCAGAGCTTGATAAATTTCAGTTTGACACCGTCATAATGTGCTGGAGCCATAATCTTTTATTAAATTTCAAGGTAACACCGTTAGAAAGTGATGAAGCTGCAAGCTGTcacatcatctgctgctttcGAGTTTGGAGGAAACACAGCGTTTACGGCTGATTCGGAGTCACGGACCCCTTCGGACCGCGTGAAAAGCCTCGGTCACGGAGCACTTGTGCCCAATCGCCTTTATTGCACATTCTCTCTGGATGCGAACAAAGACGCTCCCGGAGCGGCGCGCTTTGTTCCGCATCCCGCTGACGAACCCTCGGCGCTGCGTCGGCAGCTCCGAGGCCCGGCCTCCGGCCCGGAGCAGCCGTTGGGTCTCCCCTGCCGTGAGGTGCCAACCATTCCACACAGCAACAGGACATACTGTGGATAGATACATATTTaatgcagcagcaaacagacCCGCACACAAAGTACAACAAGGTGATGTTTGTTCACTAAAATTGAACTTATCACCTGCGTCGCTGGGTAAATATCAGATACAGTTTCTTTGTTTGACACTGGTACAGTACGACTCCCAGCACCAGTAGACTCTGACTCTTTTATTCGAAGCTACACGTGTGTAGCAGCAGCCCGCTGTTCTGTGAGGGTTTAAATGTCAAATTGCCACATCTGtacacacaaagcaaagaggaTTCTGGGTCATTTGGCCAAACGTTTTTATTTGGTCTTCATAAATGACGTCAGATGTCCGTGGTGCCTGATGGGAATAAAGCACTGTGTGGGTTTGACGCACTTCGTGGACTCCACGCGGAGCACGTTAGACTCCAGAAATAAAGTTAACATGCGAATAAAGCGCTGGTAAAAAGCACCACGTGGTTCCGTGGGGTGCGTAAAGTCGTCGCGCCCATAAATTACGGCTCCTTTTACGCAGCCAAAACGTGGACTTTACAGGTTCGGCTGTCAGCGTTACATTTAGTTTCGAATGGAGCACTCAGTCCCAGCGACGAACGCCGATCGTGGGCTGTGACACGGCGTCGTGAACGAAACAATACATGGTGGTGATTGTTGTTTAAACCTACAATTACGCTGCGTCTTTTCTCTCCACGTCAGACAAAAACGAATGGTTCATTGTTCAGGATCATGCACAGTTTAGTTTGCTATAATACGCATCACAGAAGTTATCTGGCATTCGTAATACTCGCTTTTTATTtgagatgaaaaaataaatacatagatCATTTTCATTTGAGAATGGATCAACATTGTGTTCACACTCTGCAGCATCTGAGGCGCAGAAGTTTGTGGAAGGCTTTTTTGAAGTCCTCGTTGGACATGGTGTATATGATGGGGTTGATGAGCGAGTTCAGGTATCCCAACCAGGTGAAGAAGTCAAATAGCTCGGGGTTTAAACATGTGTCGCACGTGGCCACCAGAAGTGTATATATGAAAAACGGCAGCCAGCACACGATGTACGCGCCGAGGATTATCCCCAGAGTCTTTGTGGCTTTCCGCTCCCTCGCTGCCGAAATGCGCTTCTTCTCCAGGAGCGCGTCCGACACCGTCACCTTCACCTGGTTCTCGCTCGTCGACGACCCGGTGTCGCTGGACGGCGTGTCGTGCCTCCCGCACTGCAGCGAGGCTGTGGATCCGGGGGAGTTGGTGACCAGGTGCGCGGAGGTGAGCCGCTTCCCCACCTTTTTGGGGGACTGCTTGAGAATCCGCTTTCGAGCCTCGACGTAAATCCGCCCGTAGAGGACGATGAGCAGCAGCGTGGGGATGTAGAAAGCCCCGAAGGTGGAGTAGATGGTGTAGAAGATGTGATCCGTGTTGACGCCGCAGCTGGTCAGCTCCTCCGCCTTCACCTGCCTCCAGAACAGAGGCGGCAGGGAGATGGAGATGGCGATGACCCAGGCGGTGGCCACCATGCCGGCTGCGCGTCCGGGCGTGCGCTTCTTGGAGTACTCCACCGCGTCCGTGATGGCCCAGTACCGGTCCAGGGCGATTACGCACAGGTGCAGGATGGACGCGGTGCAACACGTTATGTCAGAGGAGAGCCACACGTCGCACACTATCTGCCCCAGCGTCCAGGTGTGGATGACGGTGTAGAGGACGCAGATGGGCATCACCAGGATCGACACGAGCAGGTCGGTGACGGCGAGTGATGCGATGAGAAAGTTGGCAGGAGTTTGCAGCTTCTTCGACTGGGAGATGGTGGCGATGACGAAGGCGTTGGACAGCGTGGTGGCGAGTGTGATGACGGATAAAATCGCCGCCAGGCTGATTTGATAGGCGAGACTCTCCGTGTTATCATCCACTGTGACTGAATCCGCGGTGAAGCTGTCGTTCGTGGTGTTCACCAGTTGGGTCGGTTCGACTTGGCCGGAGCGCTCCATAACTTTCTAAGTCGCTTTACGTCACCCGCAGATGATAGATGCCCAACATGAAAGTTGCCTTTTCTCCCGATGAATCATACGCTCCGGTCAGAAGAATAAGAACTGAAGTCTGAGGAGAAGAATCGGATTTCTTTCCCCCTCATTCTCTGTTAAATTGTCTTTAAACGCGTAAATGACCAAACGGCGGAGCCGGTGTCCGTTCATCGTACACCTTCAGCCACGAAAATAAACTTCCCAGCTGTGTTGGtagaggacagacaggacagggaggaggcgcGCGTGGAGGTGAGGAGCTGTGCGTCCTGATGTGTCACCATCTGGGAAATGCCACAAATAATCATCAGAGCACATGTTCTCCCGAGCTGCGACTCTTCCGGGGCCCTTGTTGCTAAATGGCGAGCCAAGCCAAAGTCCCGGGTTTTATACGGAGTCTGACATCAAACaagcctttttccttttttgtgcgTATTTGTGTTAGTGTGGAGTGGGCTGTCTGCTGGGTCATAGTGCCCAGTGTTTCCTATTTGTCACATACACCTTTGGGTGAGAGTCTGCACATAAACACGTTGTGTCGTTTTGAATATACGTTACTGATCGttttaaaaactaatttaaGGAGGTAACTTTTGCTGTGTAATCTCATCTTCATCAAGTCATATAGGTTTTCATCACGTTCTGTTAATAAATGAATCAAACGCTCAGAGACTCTGCTAagtcagcaccacggacagctcctGTGCTCATCATTCACCTGCCTAATATTCACGGAGATGCTCTGCAAACTAACCACAAATTCATCGCAATGAATAATCAGGAATGCAGAGACTGTTTCCACAGGGCATGAGTAGTTTCACCCCACACATAGTAACGTACAGCTCAGATCCATGCGTGTGGCAGCTGACACGGTCCCTCATTGGCGCAGATTCCAACTTTGAATATTATTGTATTTCTACATTCGTTCGTGCATAGGAGAGAATATGTATACGATTACATATCATATCATTATATACCCTGATGAGCTGGAGGTGTCAGAGTGGTGGTGCTGTACATCGTCTATCGAATCCCACTCTGAACTAATCCATACTGTATATGATGCTTTTTGTCTGGGACCAGGTAATTGGTTTTGGTGGTAATAAATTCTTTGTGGAGGCACCGCATCTGTTGCGCAGCGGTTTTATTGACCTTAATTCTCAACTTGATTACAGCCTGTACAGTATTTTACCCCCAGCGGGACAAAACGAGCGAGGACCCCGCGGCTTGTGGCGGCGGTGAGCGATGTTTCGCATCAAACCGTGCAGGGCGCGACTCCGTGACACAAACAGACCGACGGGTTCACAGTTGTCCACCCCTTCACTGACCTGAAACGCTAATGCACAGCAATTGGACACTGCATGACCATTACCACTGTTCAGGCTTGTTTCCTGTTCCCTCACACAACGACAGGCTGAGGTGAGCTGGGATCAACATTAAAACATGTGGCCCATGGCAAAATGAGAAGAAGCGTGTTTCATTTGAATCTGGACCCGATGTTTCTGAGCCGggtttaatttttaatgtatttattggaAAGCTTGGGTGCGAGTGACCCAGTTCGGCGGCTGCAGCACAGGATGATGTTATCGCGCCTCATCTCTAAAGCgactgcagcacagcagacGGGCGGCGCGGCCACATCCAATCTCACACACAGCCATTTCCACTGGGGTGATGCATATGGCGCCGCGGAGCCTCAAAGCCAATGCGTTACACCACATACGAGCACAGGAGGGTGCGGAGTAAAGAACCGCACTGgttatttgcattttaagtCCTTGGCCAAGGAGGATTCTGAATTACACTGTTTTTGTACAGACGACAGCGTTGGACGGGGAAACAGTGACTTCAGCAGCTCAGTCAATCAATAGCTGATTCATGCCAAGACGCTTCCACAGCAGGCGCTGCTACGAGGGGATGAGACTTGTTTAGTGCCTCGTGTTCAAGATGAAACCCGTCACTCAGGATTCTGCCGCTCTGTGGCTCCGCTTTTTTCGGGGACGAGCGAGGGCGTTCATTACACACTCGTGGGCGCTTGGGGGCGACGCTTTAAATTTTAATGGtcatttctttccatccttGATATGTGACAGCTGTGCGGACTGAGACCAAATAGGACAAACCCGAATCAGGGCAGATCCCTTGTTGTCGTGGGCCTCAGCCTCCTCGGTCTGTCTGCAAACAGAACCACAACTGGAGGAATATGTCTCCTTCTTATCTAAGTGTTTATGAGGCCGAACTTTGGAGAATCTTTGGAATCTGGGTTCTACAGCCTGAAACTACTTTTACCTGTAATGTTCACAGTTTCACCTATACAGAGTGGTGTTGCTCCCGTGTGACACCGGACCGCTGCATTGAAGCACAATGACAGACTCAATATAGGACACGTGCTCCGGCATGGCGGCATATGGCGCCCTCCGCTCCGCCAAGCAGCCCCCGGAAGGCTGCCGCGGCTGAAAACGCGGCCGGAGACGCCCGGGCTTCTATTTGCACGCCGACACTTGAGGGATTCTGACGTTCCAGATCCGACGATCACACGAAGAAGCCGGTGCCGCCACGTGGAGAATTGTGCCACTTTTTCAGAAGAGCCTGTGccccagttttgtttttgttttttttcttttattttggtggaGCTCCTGCTGAGCGGGGTCGCGTCAGTTTGCCTGAAGAGGCCTCTGGAgtcggagggaggagaggacgcgTCGGCTAAACGAGCTGCACTGTCTTCCTCCCAAGAGCACGTGTGACGGGCAGGGAGCTAAAGGCGGACTGATAACAGGCTGTGGTCAGACCCATCCTGGCCTGAGTGGAAGTGGCCGGACCcatttggaggctgagcgatcTGACGGGAAAGTGAGGCCCTGATGAGTTTCATCCGTACTTGTAGGAGGTTTGAGGAGGATAACGCAAGCGTAGAAATTGATTTTTGCAGCCCCTGGCAAGGATGCTGCGGTGATACCATTGTGTCAGTCACTAGGAGTCTGTTGCATAATGCATATGATTATTTAAATATCCGCAGCATGCGGCTATAATATAACAGATGGCCTCGTTTTAACGATTAAAGGGAGATTACCCAGTGGTATAGATGCAAACATTGTAACGCTGCTCGGAAGTTAAAATTAGACGGGGAATAAAATTCACTGTCTCCTGGAGGTTCCAGCTGTGAGTCCACGTGTGTACAACTGCATGCCGCACGTGCGTGGTTTGCGCGTGGAAGCAGCCGGTGGGAGGAGGTGAGCGGTCAGAGGAGCGCCGGTGAGCGCGCGTGAGCGCGTGGAGCGCAGCGGGCAGAGGTTATGGAGCGGGACGCGCTCGCGGGGCGCGCTGAAATTCATCACCTCGCCGGCaatgtctggaaaaaaaaaaacccgagGCTCAGGATGTTCCCGGAGAAACATGACATCGTTAAGCAAATGGCAGCGACACAAGGTGTTCTCCAACTGCCGCTTCGCTTTGGGAGCGACACGCAAGAGCGCGTCCGCTGATTATTTATTGAGTAAACAGTCCTCGCTTCTCCGCCGGTGGAGACTCCAGCAGAAAGTCAACTCGCTGAAAGTTTACTGGAAGTCCATTCAATACTATCTGATCGCAACAAGAAGTCCTTATGGTGAAGATGAGGGGGTGCATAATAAATATACGCTTTGTGGGACTGTCTGTGGAGAGTCTTTGCACGTGGAAGCCCGTGAAGGTGATTCAGCTCCACAGAACAGCGTTCTCCCAATGTTTGTGCTACGATTCTACTTTCATTACTTGGGTTCTGTCGACACAGAAGGATGTTCTTCCCTCATCTGATGCTTCATGTTTTTTCCTGGCCTTGTGTAGATTATGTTGCTGGCTCGTTCGCTTTCCACGCAGAGCTTTTGATGACGCCCTGGCTCTGCATGGTTGACTTTTTAACGTTTGCGTTAACTAAAGTGCGCGTTCCCGTCTGTCCACTGGGGGGCGCTGCTGAGCGCCAGTCAACGCTTTCAACACAAATGGTTTGGCTCATTTacttaaacatgaaacaaaggCAAAGCAAAAAGCGCTGCTATAAAGTAGCTGCCATGATTTCATCTTCAGTGCACAGGTGTTTTTCATTACTACTACAGGTTTTCATCTATAGTAAATGTattattgtaaatgtatttgccaactcaacccagtttcactgatctatttctgtatttttacttgctgctgtatttttttcttcttctgtatcatactgtgctgttgtgagacgaaatccccccattgtgggactattaaaggttttcttattttctaaggaGCACATGGTGCAACCTTTTACCAAGTTCGGTGAGAACGTGAGAAAGTAATTATTGGTTACACGTCAATGGTTCCAAGGCTGTTTAAACAAACGCTTCTGTTGCCAGTTTTCAACTACAATAGCATCGCTTGTTTTGGCTTGTTTTGGCTTTgggttcttctctctctgtggtattTCCTTACATGCTCCGACCCCCGCTTCTCTCCCTTTGTGTCTCGACACACACCCAGTCCGTGACGCCCCTTTTCCGGTGGCAAACCTTCCTGGGCACTGGTGCGCTTTTACGCGCGGCGACATGGCGCGCGTCCGGACGTCTCGCCGCGCTCTCTCGCCGTCGCCGCTCCACGTCGTCGTGCTTGCGatcgccgcggccgccgcgtcGACCCTCGAGCTGACGCTGCTGCACACGAACGACCACCACGCGCGCATCGAGGAGACGAGCGCGGACGCGGGGAAGTGTCCGGAAGGCGGCCGCTGCTTCGCTGGCGTCGCGAGGAGGTTCGCCCGCGTCTCAGAGATCCGGATGCGCGAGAAGAACGTTTTGTTTCTGGACGCCGGAGACCAGTTCCAGGGAACCGTGTGGTTCAATTACTATAAAGGCGCCGAAGCAGCGCACTTCATGAATAGACTGGGTTATGATGTCATGGTAAATACCTTTTACACGTTCTTGGTGATTCTTAgttgatttgttttcattctacCACAAATACTCATTCCGTTTACTTTCATTAAAGTTGGTCCTGATTCTCCTTTTTAAGGCATTTGGAAACCACGAGTTTGACAACGGAGTGGATGGTCTCATCCAGCCCTTCCTCCAGACTCTGAACTGCACTGTGGTGAGCGCCAACATAAAAGCCGACCGGACTCTGGCCGCCCGCTTCAATAAGTACTACCGGCCTCACGCCATCGTCAGCGTGGGTTCggaggaggtggcggtggtgggCTACACCTCTGCAGAGACCCCcttcttgtcccagccaggtgaAAACCCAATTCATTCTTGGTTTGAAGCCTTTCATGTTCCAGGCAGTGACTGAAAGCGCTGTTAGTCCAGTGCACACGCTGGATAAATCTCTGCACACTGGCACCAACCTGTATTAAGCGCATCCTGTTACATTTTATCGCCCGGAGGACGCTGTTTTTCCGTTTTATAGCGCACTCGTCTGGGTTTGCAGCTGTCCTGTGTGTCGCCCGTGGTTTTATTCACGCTCGCAACCAGACGGCTCTGCCTTCGGCTCCACAGGTCGGCACCTCAGCTTCGAGGATGAGGTGGAGTCGCTCCAGGCGGAggtcaggaagctgcaggagcgGGGCTATAACAAGATCATTGCTCTGGGTCACTCTGGCTTTGACGTGGACAGAGACATCGCCAGGCGAGTGAGCGGCGTGGACGTCGTCGTCGGAGGCCACACCAACACCTTCCTCTATAACGGTAATGTTATTCCTGTCACAGCTTTGTGACTCCAGCATCACTCACCGTCTGTCCCTGCAGGAAAGCCTCCGTCCACTGAGGTGCCAGCTGGCCCATACCCGTACATGGTGAGGTCCAATGACGGGAGAGACGTGCCGGTGGTCCAGGCCTACGCCTTTGGGAAATACCTCGGGTACCTCAAAGTTCGATTTGACGAGGCTGGAAATGTGATAGAAGCTGCTGGAAACCCCATTCTGTTGGACAGCAGCGTACGTCAAGGTAGAATGAAGTCTGATGAGCTGCGGTTCTTGTGTTGACGAACAGTGGATTTGCCCTTTGACCTTTTTCTCGCCTCAGACGAAGGCGTTCTCGCTGAGGTGAAGGAGTGGAAGGAGGGCCTGGCCTCGTACTCCACGCAGTACGTGGGACAGACGCTGGTCTACCTCAACGGGACGTTCCAGGAGTGTCGCTTCCGGGAGTGTAACCTCGGCAACCTGATCTGCGACGCCATGGTAACCGCTCACAGCCCGGCCGTCGATGCGGTCGTCGGACCGTTCAGCCGCCGGGAAACAAAGACGGGCACGTTTTTATCTTCCCGCCAACTCTGTAGGTCACGGCTGCGTTTGTGTCGGCAGCTTTATAACAACATAAGAAGTCCCGACGAGCTGCAGTGGAACCACGTGGCCCTGTGTCTGATGAACAGCGGCGGCATCCGCTCGCCGATAGACGAGCGCTATAAAAACGGTGGCTCCGGCTTTTATTCCCGCTCACGCCGCGTTGTGACACGATTGGCTGTTTGACCCCGTCGCGCCTTCTCTCCGCCTAGGTTCCATTTCCATGGAGGAGATCCTCACCGTTCTGCCGTTCGGAGGGACCTTCGACTTGGTCCAAATGAAAGGCTCCACGGTGAAAAAGGCCTTCGAACACTCCGTTCACAGATACGGAGGCAAACATGGAGAATTCCTTCAAGTCTCGGGTAACGCTTAGGCTTTTTTGGACTCTTGCCAGAGGTACAGCCCATCAGGCTAAACGCACAATGGCCTTCGCAGGGTTCCGCGTGGAGTACGACGTCTCCAGACCCGCGGGCCGGCGCGTGGTGTCCCTGTCCGCGCTCTGCACCCGGTGCCGGGTGCCGCGGTTCGAGCCGCTGGACCCGGAGAAGACCTACGCCGTGGTCATGCCGTCGTACGTCGCGGCCGGAGGCGACGGCTTTAGCATGAtcaaggaggagctgctgaagcacgACACAGGTAACGAGCAGTCAGTTCAAATGCACTTTGTGCGTGAGGTAGAACCCAGTTCTGTTTATTTGCATGCGCCTTAAAGGACAAATGTGTGTAATCCAGGAACTGTTTTCCCGACAAATGTTTCTAATTAAAAGAATTCCTGAGAGTAGACGGATCTGAGAGAACTGGCTCCAGCTTTGCTTCCTGTTGGAGTGTGATCTGAGGAAGCCCTGCTCTTTATTGGCTCAGTTTCTCGGTGACGAACCTCTTGGTTCTGAGCTGGTTACGGGTGTGTAGTCATCTGGGAGGGGGTCGACAGGAAACTCATTAAACCTCATCAAGTGGATGCCGCGGTTTCCTGGCTTTTCGCTGAGCCTCTCCCAGGCTCGGCTTTAACCACAGGTGGTGGAGTGACGCAGGTCCATTTGGAGAGAAGAGCCGCGTAATGACCCGGTTCCCTCTTTCAGGTGACATGGACATTTCCGTTGTCGCCAACTACATCTCGGAGATGAAGCGCGTGTTCCCCGCGGTGGAAGGTCGCATCACGTTCCGGAGCTCGGCCGTCCGCACCGTGTGCGGCCTTGGACTGGTGCTGCTGGGTTCGAGTTTGTCCTTGACCCTCTGATTATCAGAGTGAGAGCCTCGTTAAAGAACATACTTCACATCTCTGTAGAAATGTCTGTCTGTTACTGAATCGGCCTCGTTTTGTACTTTTCTACGGCTTTtctattaaatttaaataaacaaatttgttatttgaaaatgtttttaggCGTCGTTATGTTTGTCATTAGTATGAATTATAAATGCTAATAAACTGTTGCTACCTCATTAATATGCAGAGTTAAGCAGCAAGGTGCTTGACAATCTGAGGTGATGTGCTCCATatgcaaagtgtgtgtggtgtgagacTGAGAGCTGCGTTCTACTCACACGGGAGCTTCTAAGTCACAGTCATCAGCCTGAGGAGGTTGGTTGATTAAAACGCCCGACCAATCACAACAGAGGATTCAATAACGTAAAGagtacattatttattttacattagatTTGACAcatgcatactgtacagcagaacAGACCGTTGCTCATGTGTTTTACATCCATGGAGCCATGACAGATGTTTCCTTTTGTACCTGCTGAGCAAACGAGCATAAATAAGATATAACAAgacttaaataaaatatataattatctTCTGACaactgttatatatatattatattaaatatattcacACACCTTTTTCAGAATTATTATTCATAAGCTAAAGCAAAGCAGATGTTTACCTTGTTTAGCTCTGGAAAAAGCTCCTGAATGGCAATGTCCAACAGCACATAGGTCAGCTGAGGAAGGACAGAAACGTTAAGGCCACTAGTTTAAAGGAACGTGTAAAAAAATGAGTGACGCGCGTGTAAAGTGTGGGGCCGTCTGTGTGCACGCTACCTGTTTGTTGAGAACTGGCTGTTGCAGTCCGTCAAAGAGCAGACGGACCCCTTCGTATTTGGCCTCCTCGCCGATGCATTTCCCCAGAAGGTCTAAGGATAAATGACTCAAGAGGTTTCAAGCCGCCTCCCATCTGGGCATGTTACGGAGGCAGGGTGGGCACAAACAACGAGCAGAACCTAATGAGTACCTGGAATATAGTTCATCATCTCCTCAAACGTCTTCTTggccctcctctgcttctcttggGCCGAGAGGGGCGGACTGCTCTCACAGAAAACTGTGTCTGCAAAGGCAAAATATATCGGCAATCGTCTGCTCAGCATCTGTTCAGTGCTCCACATAGAGGCACATGCACATTCAGGACAATGTCACTCCTTCGCATTGTTGAATACCTCGAAGTAAGGTGATGAGGGAGACCAGGCGGTGCTCCTGCACCACCTTGTCCAGTTTGCACTGAAGGTAGTGATCAGTGTAGGCCTCCAGTGTGTTCTTGAACAGGATCCTGCCGCCCATCAGGAGGTGATGCAGCCAGTCAGGGATGTGGAAGACGACCCGGCCTAGcaaccacagagagagagggagagagagagagagaggatgagagacagggagagagagagagagagagagggagagagagggagagagaggaagagagagagagatgtctTTAATTCCTAGTTGCcttaaaagacaaaacattttcTACATGAGCTGAATTAGCTGAACTGTAGGTGTGAAGGTTCTTTTTCCAAATATGATGAAGAGGTGTGATGAACCAGCGCCACTCACCCACATACATCAAGTAGTCATAGACCCCTTCAACGGTGATCATTTCCATGAAGTAGTTCTGGTTGTGTCTCTTCTCCGTCGTCTCCGATCGGTTGGCGTTGTTTTTGAAGAGGTCATTGAAGAGCTGGATGAAAAGACCTCAACTACTAAGACTGGGTCACATTCATAACAGAACACTTAAGAAGCTGTAAGAAAGTACTTGAGGTTTTTAGGCTACTGAAGTACAATCAGTACAACTGATTCTGGTGGCACTGCCTTCAATTGGCTTTAACTTCCTTTTAGTTTCACTCAAACAAATCTGACAGCTCATCAGTAGATACAACTATCTaccaaacacaaaaaacacggTCTACGCTTGACCGAGAGTATTAGAAAAACCTCTTTTCCCAACCTTCTTGTCATTTTCAGAGGTGGGGCTCAGAATGGTGAGCTCGGGGCGGCTGGGTTTGGGTTTAGGGGATTCGCAGGAGTTGAAGAAGGACTGGATGAAAGGCTCCAGATGCTGTCCTTTCTGAGAAAATGAGAGGAGATCGGGATACGTTTAGGTCCCACGGTTCCATCTGAtcccagcagctctgtgcattAGCTGCGATCAGGTTCATCTTCCACAgttaaaacacattcattccACATGATTCTGTATCAgcactttatttatataatcaGAAATTCACACCTCTTTTATCAGTTTGCTGGGAACTGCCTTGATGATTTTTCCTGCAAAAGAATATTTTATCTCAGTGACTTACGGTTCTAACATTTTGTTTATCATCTGGCTCCCACCCAAGGTGATGTATGTTCGCATGCTATGTGCCTTATACTGTACCCAGGTTCACGTCGGGCAGCATCTTATCCAGGAACTGGGACTCCATACTGTGAGGAGACAGGAAGTCGGCTAGCAGCTGACTGTTGCTCAGCTCCGGGTGCTGCAGGAGGTTCTGAATAGAGAATATCCAAAAAACAATGTTGGAGGTTGCATTCTGGTGCAGACATTAGTCAAATATAAAACCACCACGAAGTGATATTTACAATCGGAAGCAAAGTGACCTAAGGGTGCTTCTCAAGGACCACACCTTTACTTCTGTGCATTTTATAGTAATTTGTCAGTTCACGTCAGGGTTCAGGCTTTTATTCGCAGACAGGTAATCCATCACACTGAATATTTTGACAGGGTTTTGTTCCGTCAGCCCTGTTCGGATTCTGTGGCGATGCTCCTCTAAGCAGAACCATTTTAAATTTTTCCCTTGGTTGTTCGTTCAAGGACACTCTGTTATGAGGGAAGTTCTGAGAGTTTGTCAAGGAAATGTCAAAATACAAACTGTGTGGTTGTGAATTCGTTCATTTCACTGTTTAAGGCACAAATATAGAGAAGCCTTCAGACTCTGAGCCAGGCTATCATTGGCTCTGCAGTCGCCCTCATGAAAGCTGAGCGAGACATGGAGATCATTTGAGTGATCCAACCGGTCTATGGTCCTTCACAGTTTCAATCTGATCACATTTAAGAAGGTATTTCTGAACTGAACACAGAGTGTTCCTGTCAGAACGCTCAAAAGCACCGACTGTTCCACTCCGCCACTCAAGTGGTGCTCGTTCAGCCTGGAAAAATTGGGTctggagacgtgtgtgtgtgtgtgtgtgtgtgtgtgtgtgtgtgtgtgtgtgtgtgtgtgtgtgtgtgtgtgtgtgtgtgtgtgtgtgtgtgtgtgtgtgtgtgtgatgagattACACTTGTGCCACTTTTGATTTTGTAGGTGTGTACAGACAAATTGGCCCACCTTAAATTA
Above is a window of Betta splendens chromosome 22, fBetSpl5.4, whole genome shotgun sequence DNA encoding:
- the htr1b gene encoding 5-hydroxytryptamine receptor 1B, with protein sequence MERSGQVEPTQLVNTTNDSFTADSVTVDDNTESLAYQISLAAILSVITLATTLSNAFVIATISQSKKLQTPANFLIASLAVTDLLVSILVMPICVLYTVIHTWTLGQIVCDVWLSSDITCCTASILHLCVIALDRYWAITDAVEYSKKRTPGRAAGMVATAWVIAISISLPPLFWRQVKAEELTSCGVNTDHIFYTIYSTFGAFYIPTLLLIVLYGRIYVEARKRILKQSPKKVGKRLTSAHLVTNSPGSTASLQCGRHDTPSSDTGSSTSENQVKVTVSDALLEKKRISAARERKATKTLGIILGAYIVCWLPFFIYTLLVATCDTCLNPELFDFFTWLGYLNSLINPIIYTMSNEDFKKAFHKLLRLRCCRV
- the LOC114848824 gene encoding snake venom 5'-nucleotidase-like; this translates as MARVRTSRRALSPSPLHVVVLAIAAAAASTLELTLLHTNDHHARIEETSADAGKCPEGGRCFAGVARRFARVSEIRMREKNVLFLDAGDQFQGTVWFNYYKGAEAAHFMNRLGYDVMAFGNHEFDNGVDGLIQPFLQTLNCTVVSANIKADRTLAARFNKYYRPHAIVSVGSEEVAVVGYTSAETPFLSQPGRHLSFEDEVESLQAEVRKLQERGYNKIIALGHSGFDVDRDIARRVSGVDVVVGGHTNTFLYNGKPPSTEVPAGPYPYMVRSNDGRDVPVVQAYAFGKYLGYLKVRFDEAGNVIEAAGNPILLDSSVRQDEGVLAEVKEWKEGLASYSTQYVGQTLVYLNGTFQECRFRECNLGNLICDAMLYNNIRSPDELQWNHVALCLMNSGGIRSPIDERYKNGSISMEEILTVLPFGGTFDLVQMKGSTVKKAFEHSVHRYGGKHGEFLQVSGFRVEYDVSRPAGRRVVSLSALCTRCRVPRFEPLDPEKTYAVVMPSYVAAGGDGFSMIKEELLKHDTGDMDISVVANYISEMKRVFPAVEGRITFRSSAVRTVCGLGLVLLGSSLSLTL